A part of Arachis hypogaea cultivar Tifrunner chromosome 12, arahy.Tifrunner.gnm2.J5K5, whole genome shotgun sequence genomic DNA contains:
- the LOC112727173 gene encoding WD repeat-containing protein WDS homolog gives MEDTCEVLGSEGLIKKHEFVRIIVQCLYSLGYAKSASFLELESGVSYKSEEFRLLESHVINGNWDGCISFLNSLRDLLGETRDSAVFLVLRQCLMEYLKHGEDNLALDVLRKRVSALHVDRYKIHGLANSMLSLKDVGVDGDVVHDSRKDLLKDLEKLLPPPIAVPERRLEHLVETTITAWVDSCLYHSSLGPVSLYEDHCCGRDQIPTTTTQILTGHRNEVWFVQFSNNGEHLASSSNDCTAIIWKVLEDGKLTLKHTLCGHHHAVSFVVWSPDDTKLLTCGNTEVLKLWDVETGTCMQTFGNQGFVVSSCAWFPNSKQLVCGSSDPEKGICMWDCEGNEIKAWRGMRMPKVVDIAVTPDGEYLISIFLDKEIRILHLGTNVERVISEEHPITSLSVSSDSKFFIVNLNSQEIHMWDVAGQWDKPLTYTGHKQRKYVIRSCFGGLNGKFIASGSENSQVYIWNTQNSKPIEVLSGHSLTVNCVSWNPKRPQMLASASDDHTVRIWGPQLMGEKKGCNLK, from the exons ATGGAGGATACTTGTGAGGTGCTTGGCTCTGAAGGGTTGATTAAGAAGCACGAGTTTGTGAGGATCATAGTTCAGTGTCTATATTCATTAGGGTATGCTAAGTCTGCATCCTTTCTAGAATTGGAATCCGGTGTTTCCTACAAGTCCGAGGAGTTTCGGTTGCTCGAATCACATGTGATAAATGGGAATTGGGATGGTTGCATTAGCTTTCTTAATTCCTTGAGGGATTTGTTGGGTGAAACTAGAGATTCTGCTGTGTTTCTTGTCCTTAGACAGTGTCTGATGGAATATCTGAAGCATGGTGAGGATAATCTAGCGTTGGATGTGTTGAGGAAACGTGTTTCAGCACTGCATGTGGACAGGTACAAGATTCATGGTTTGGCTAATAGTATGCTTTCCTTGAAGGATGTTGGGGTAGATGGTGATGTAGTTCATGATTCACGGAAGGATTTGTTAAAGGATTTGGAGAAATTGCTTCCTCCACCAATTGCAGTACCTGAAAGGAGGTTGGAGCATTTGGTTGAGACTACTATTACAGCTTGGGTTGATTCATGTTTGTATCACTCTTCATTGGGTCCAGTCTCACTCTATGAGGATCATTGTTGTGGCAGAGATCAAATTCCAACGACAACCACACAG ATATTGACTGGTCACCGAAATGAAGTTTGGTTTGTTCAGTTTTCTAATAATGGAGAGCATCTAGCCTCTTCATCCAATGATTGTACAGCTATAATATGGAAG GTGCTTGAAGATGGGAAATTGACATTGAAACATACACTTTGCGGTCACCACCATGCCGTGTCTTTTGTGGTGTGGAGTCCTGATGACACCAAATTGCTAACATGTGGGAACACAGAAGTTTTAAAACTGTGGGATGTTGAAACAGGTACATGCATGCAAACATTTGGAAATCAAGGCTTTGTTGTCAGCTCATGTGCCTGGTTTCCCAATTCAAAGCAGCTTGTGTGCGGCAGTTCTGACCCGGAGAAGGGAATCTGCATGTGGGATTGTGAAGGAAACGAGATTAAAGCATGGAGAGGAATGAGGATGCCCAAAGTTGTAGACATTGCTGTTACTCCAGATGGTGAGTATCTCATCAGCATATTCCTGGATAAAGAAATTCGGATTTTGCACCTTGGAACCAATGTGGAACGGGTTATTTCAGAGGAGCACCCCATCACATCCCTATCAGTTTCCAGTGATAGCAAATTCTTCATTGTCAATCTGAACAGCCAGGAGATTCATATGTGGGACGTGGCTGGACAATGGGATAAGCCATTGACGTACACAGGCCACAAGCAACGCAAATATGTGATAAGGTCATGTTTTGGCGGATTGAATGGCAAATTCATTGCCAGTGGAAGTGAGAATTCTCAG GTATACATTTGGAACACGCAGAACTCCAAGCCAATCGAGGTTTTATCTGGGCACTCCTTGACAGTGAATTGCGTCAGTTGGAACCCCAAAAGGCCCCAAATGTTGGCGTCTGCTAGCGATGATCATACAGTTCGGATATGGGGACCCCAGCTTATGGGAGAGAAAAAAGGGTGCAACTTGAAATAG
- the LOC112729194 gene encoding uncharacterized protein encodes MASDSSNSNLRIIVESNPSESRLAELNIKCWPKWGCAPGKYQLKFDAEETCYLLKGKVKAYPKGSSDFVEFGAGDLVILPKGLSCTWHVSVAVDKYYKFESSNHSSSSSS; translated from the exons ATGGCTTCAGATTCCAGTAATTCAAACCTTAGAATCATCGTTGAAAGCAATCCTTCAGAGTCACGCCTAGCTGAGTTGAATATTAAGTGCTGGCCCAA ATGGGGTTGCGCTCCAGGGAAATACCAATTGAAATTTGATGCagaggagacatgttatttgttGAAAGGGAAGGTGAAGGCATATCCAAAAGGGTCATCAGATTTTGTGGAGTTTGGTGCTGGGGACCTTGTGATTTTACCAAAAGGACTTAGTTGCACTTGGCATGTTTCTGTTGCCGTAGACAAGTACTACAAATTTGAGTCATCaaatcattcttcttcttcttcttcttga